DNA from Megalopta genalis isolate 19385.01 chromosome 15, iyMegGena1_principal, whole genome shotgun sequence:
GCTGCGATCATTTTTGCGACGAGCACCCTACCGTCCGCGAGCATTCCGATACTTCGCGGAGCCTAATCGAGAGCTCTCTATCGTTAAAATCAAGCAAATTTATTGTACAAAGGCCGGCTGATATTCTTGGAACTTATTTGTAAAAATAGGAGTAGATATCTACTGCAACTATTAAGTCCTTAATAGATTGCGCTAGGTATAGGTACAAAGAATTATGCATTTCAAAGTTCAACGTTCTGTATTAACGATACATTATCATCTCATGTATCCTCGGGTTCAATCATTAAATGTAAGACCTGCATTTGTCGGACAATAGTCAGTTTTAGAATTTTTGAAGCTTCTATAGATTTATAAATGTTCACGGTACTTATCACGGCCTCATCGTTCACGTGTGTTATGATGTCGCCGGGTTGTAGACCTCCTCTGAAATTTATAAGAGATGATTTATGTCCAGTGTTCGGTTTACTGCAATACCTTGTAATACTTTGATTCTCGGATACGTACACATGAGCTGGCGATCCAACAAACACCTTGCAAATTAGAACACCGTGTTTAATGCTATGGGGAATTCCTTCGAGTCTCTGTTGCAGATCGAAGAGTAAATTAGGCGTTAAGGAGAGCATAGTAACTCCCAGGTACCGGTTCTTGGGTGTGTCCACAATATTTTGAGCGCCTAATAATATACCATAAGCTGCGTTAATTGTTCCTGTGttaaatacaattattatagcGTTTTACCTCTGTTCTTTCTACGCATTTCTACCTCCTTTAAGAAATCTCTGGCATAATCAATAGGAATCGCAAAGGAAATTCCAGCTGTTACTCTCATTGCATTTATACCAATCGCTTCGCCATTCAAATTGACCAGCGGTCCACCGGAATTGCCAAACTGAAAAGTTATGATATTTAATGAAGAGGTGAATTATGATTCAACAGTGTCATACAATGAAAAAATCCTAACAGTAATTGCAGCATCTGTTTGAATGTAACGCATCTGTTTATTGTAAAGACCAAGCTCTTCGCTTGGTCTGTTTACACTGCTTATAACTCCACTAGTTATCGTATTGCTTAAAGCAAGTGGAGATCCAATAGCAACCACAAATTCGCCTGGTCGGATAGTAGATGAGTTACCAAGTTTCATTACTGGTAGATTAGTCTGTACAAGAAATAATTGTTATGATAATATGTAAACATCAGAATTCATGTATTACAGTTTACAACATGTATCTGAACCTTGCTAATTCTCACAGTGGCAAGATCACTGTGCATATCAACGTCTTCCACAATGCCAGTATAGATGTTCCCATCGTGAAGGCGTACCTATGAAATAGATTCTATGAAAACTTCTGAAAAAATGTTTCTTAAGTTATTTGACATAAGTCAAGTAAATAAAGATATACGTGATAACATAATAATTACCTTAACAACTGTGTTTGGTTTATTAACAACCACATGGGCATTCGTTAAGATAAGACCATTGGATTGAACAATGAAACCAGATCCATTGCTAACACTAATTGGTTTACCTGTAAAATAATCAAACCTATTTCCTGATTAATAATTGTATGGGACAATAATTATTCAACTTTTCGTAAACAATTTATATCTACCTTTTATTGTCCTTGATTTCAATGTAAACAACGGAAGGAGCTGAGATCTCTACCACATCagctataaaattatatttgtcTCTGTTGTGATTAATATCTACCAGATTAATTGATTTTGCATTCACCGTTGGCATAAAATCGTTCTTccatttgtataaaatataactgAGCCCAGAAAAAAGGGCAGTGTAGGTTAACACATGTTTAACAATATCATTGGAAGTGGGACCGTTTTGACGATTCGTAGAAAAATACTTATATCGAGAAAACCGATCTGCAAACGGAAAAATTAAAACTTGTTTGTACTGTAATTGATTTTTCTTAAAAACAATCCTAGATAAACGCGACCAAGGGGCCGCCATGTTTCAAACAGCCATCAAAGTTTTACAAATCATATGAATGACCCGCATGAAAcatatcttttttctttttggtaATATGGTATTGAGGAGTTCGAAGAATATTTTAAAGCTACAGAAATTTTCTGCATTCTCTTGAAGGGAATACGTGTATGGAAAACAGTATGAAATCTGACAATTCAAGTGTTTAAGAAGTACTTTGAGGATATAGAAATGTTTAAGAAACTCTcttaaatctatatcatgtaaacaaaatttatttattattgtaaatattattattaacgatgGCACAAACCATCTGCtgctgaaaatataaaaatatcgcCATTACATGTAGTGgcaaacgctcaaactgttaggcAAAATTACCAACTGCAAATATTTTTTACAACATTAGATGACACCATTGTGTGTGTCCCAAAATGTGTTTACTCTGTCGGTAAATCTGTCTACTAGTTTAAGCATTTTATCATTACGTATAACGGTGCTATTCTTATATTTTAAGATAGCGGTTCTCAACTAAATTCCACTGTTATAAAAAAAAacttaaatataattttattataaattcatattttccttcaatattaatttttttacaaatttGAAGTATTATTTACAGTTAGTAtagattttttcaaatttttgatTTTAATTACAccattctttttttattttgttccttctttcttctttttactTATCAATTGTTTTTTCTGcatctttttttttagtttgaGTATATCATTGGCCTTTTTCCTTTTTACGTTTCTTTCAAACTCTCTATTATCACTAGTCTTCcgttttttacattttttatttgatgctatgtctGGGGTCTCATCAATAACATTGCATTCTTTCTCCGTATGTCCTATATAAAGAATAGAGTTAGCTATCTAAGTTTGTATGCCTTACTCCACATACATAACAAACATAATACATACCAAGTTCATGACACTTAAAGCATTTTCCATGCATTTGTGGTTTCTGACCACACACATGTTGAACAACAATACATCTTTTACAAGTTTCACAATGTTTCCAATAAGGTTTCACACATCTCTCACAAACATTACAATGTATATACGTGGAACCATTCTTTGAGGTACAGTCTTTACACTTCTTACAGTGTTTATTCTCTTCAGAAACCCATCTTTGGCATTTCTTGCAATACTTGTAACCATCTAACTTAGGTAGTTGAAACAAATGCAGCGGTATATTCGTGAAAATTCTAATGGGCGAAGGAAGCTTCTTATTCTTGGGATTTCTCACAAATAGAGAATGATTTTCATAACATACTTTGTAatctgttagcttcaaatccttcaaACCTCCAGCTGTTCCAGGTGGGTTACTTTTCTGTTTCATTAGAGATTCCATAAAATAtggaaatataaaaatgattttcaaaTAATCCTCTTTGTTTTCTACATTATTCCACTTTTTGTGGAGATCAGAAAGCCTTTTTATAGTCCATGACATTGCTTCTACTCTGCTACCAAATGGTGGATCACATATCAAGTATGTGTCTTTGCCTTCATTTTGCATAATAAAATCTTTAAACACCTGAACAGAGCTTTCATTGAAGAAATGATTGTTTAGTAGATTGTACCAACAATAACTTAATGGTCCAAAAAAATTGTGCTGCaatgtaacaaaatataaatttagTTTTTTTAGTCTTCTTCATAAAAAGAGTAGGTCAACCAAGTGTCACCTAAATATCTgccttatttattattgtccTTAAATGAGATAGAATGAGGTAGATATTTAGGTAATTCCATTTAGTTAGGACATCCTCTATTATCTTGTGAAATTCAATAAACTTACAAATCTTCCATCAAAATCCAATAAGAGGGAAGACATTTTATCTtcatatttatctaaaatatattCGTGTATTTTTGGTGTACCAATGCAAAGAACTTGTTTTGCACCAAGGTTCACGAGCATATTTACTATGTCCTCTGTAGATTTCTTCGAAAAGAAATATTGAGCTTCCTGTTTCGAATTTTCCAAGGGCTTTAAAAATTCTGTTGGATATTTCATTTCATGATCAGTAATACCTCTTTTTATGTCATGATTTTTGTGTTTGTCATCTTCATGGCTATAATGAAACAGTTTGTCGCAAGTATGacaataatttcttttttctgGTGGCAGTGCAATTATTTCATGGAACAATAAATACAATGATCTATGACGATAACGGGAGGCAAATGCTTTCCGATCTTTTTCCCATTTAACTAACTGTTGTTTTGTTAATTGCTCCTCTTCGCTTAAGCGAAATTTACACAGCTTTCTTTCACGACAAGCTGCACATACATAGAATTTCTCCAACGTACCATTTTCATATGTGCCAAATAATAAAGTCGGCCCTGTACAAGAAATAGTATTACGTaacttaaatatttattttacaaaaaCAAGAAAGTTAGAATAAAGTTACCATGTGAACATTGCGGATGTTTGCTTGGATCGGACCAAAAACATTCCATTTCCTTTGCTTGATTGAAAGAAtatcaacaaatgatttaagaatAAATAATTACGTCAACGTTATCTGAACACAGAGGGTGAATACCTTATTATTAATGTTCATTATCATTGATTTAATGCTCATACTAACTACCATGAGGAAAGTAGTTATCAATGGTTATGAGTTTCAAAATAAGACATATGTACATATAGCGTGGTCAGTCGATACATGTGACGATACGTGACGATAATCGATCTATCGCAAATCGAATATCAAaagtttaaattttaattttaccgAATATTATGAAATTGAAAATTACAAAATAGTCGCTGTAATTTTATAAACTTTAATAACATAAAGATTTAATTTCTTCAGAAaggataaaaatatatacagtaCAGTtcatagtattttattttaatattttttctaCAAGTGCTATTTTACTTGCTGTATCACatgtacatatttatatatgtttCCGAAAATGTAACTGCTAGTATGTATATAAGGCAAGTTAAGCCTCTATAGGCTATAAACATTTTCGTGCGTTGTTTATCAGGATTGTTTATAATTGTCCTATTGTAAAAATACACATAATATTACATGTTACAACGTTTTGAATACTCAAAACTTTTAATTGGACCATACATTGCCTCATTAGGAAAAACGAACAACAAAATATATAGTTTCGTATCTCTTCAATGATTTATAATACTGCATCAATAAATAAGTATTTTATGGATTGTTAAAAATGTTTAAAGTAAGCTAATATACACGGAATGGATATAATCGGTTATGAAATCTGAGTAATAAATTCAGCTAAATGGAGCAAACCATTTCAAAactgttttgcttcaaatattcttGTTCAAAGCATTCCTAAATGGTCTACAGAACCGACACACTTTTTTTTATTTGCCTAACATTTTTTAGGCTGTGTACATTCTGCTAGATTATATCACAGACTATTATTTGCGATTGAAAAAAAACATTCACTAGAAAAACTCTTACATGTAACTCTCCTACATGTTAGTGCAACTATCAAATGTTTACAGTACATTACGAATAAATTAAGTTATTTACATACAATAAATCAGCTATCTAAATTCACAGGTTCAGGTCGTTCTAGTGTACACTGTCGTAAACAGAGTAGTAAATAACAACATACATTTCATCATAATGTAGATATACATTGTATATGCAAACTTTGTCTATAGTTGATTAAGTATAATAATGTACatgatatattataactatGCAAATGTATGAATGTTGTAATTGTACCACTGATCTTTGGAACTATTTATGTACGTTGATATTGGAAGTCTTGTTTAAAAACAGGTCTCTTTTGTACgttcaaaataaatattaagcttGTCCCGTTTTTACGATTAAGTAATACTTCTAAAGGTTTCATTGCTATTTTTTCATTCTCGGTTACTTCGTTTTATGTCAACATAATTATCAACGATTATTTGCACATTGTACAGACTTCTAAAAAGGATATTTACTTCGCACTATATTTTCGTTTAATTagcaatattaacattatatgCTAAACTATACTTAAGTAACTCTTTGTATTTACATAATTGACTACAAAGCTTCTTTGCTTATCTTGCTGCAGAAATAAATTTTCGATTTTTCAACACTTACGAGATCCAACATATCGTATACATATCTGAATAGATAAACTTACGAAAAAGTTCAAGTTTCATTcatactataaataaataacgtTTGGTATACTtagaaaatttaattatgcagcaAAGACTGGAATCAAAGAACGCTGGAATTAAATTTCATCGTGTAAGCACACTGTTTTAGGAAATTCACAATTTAAGTTTCTAACATCCAAATGCAACAAACGCCAGAATCCGTTTCATTAAATCGTTACAAATTCCGCCAAGATGAAAATTCGGTATAAATATGCGAAAAGCGTTTTGCAAATCGTCATTCAATCTAAGAACAAAAGTCTAATTGgccttattattatacatatgtagAGTAATAGGTAATTTGTAAGACACACCGAGAGACTTGATGTTGATTAAATATTGACCACATTGTACTTCGTAGAAGGTAACAGTTACGAGAATGCGTAGGAAATGTTTAACGATGGCCACTTTTTTTGCAAAAACTTTTTAGCAAGATGGCAGTAATACAAAACAATCGATGGAGTCAAAAATGTGATTTGAACATACAACTTCCTCATGAGACCATCTCTAGTAAGTACCAATAGCAACGAGAAATACATGTATCAATTCCAATGCTGAAGTAAATGTTCGCGTGTAATAACTTCTCAGTTGCATCCCTAAATTGTGAATTACAATCACATCGCTAGACATTCAGATTCCAGGTATTAAGAGATCTATAAAAAAACTTACAAAGCAATCAGCTTAGATTGACAAGAACCCCACCTCTCTTGTAATTTCTGACGTTGTTCTACATGATGATCCGACAGGTTTTTCAGTAAGCTTCCTTGTCCTGTTTTCAATTTTCTAGGGTCTAAATTGGCTCCTAATGTCTGTACACCTTTAGCGAATTTCGAGAATGGCGATAAAATATCTTTGGCCGTGGATGAAGCTGGGCTAGCGGTGACAGCAATATTGGTTTTTATAGATTTCAAAGCGGATTCACTTTGAGAAGATGTGATGCTCAAGGTCAAATCTTGTTCCGAGGTGGATCTTTTTTTATCTTGCAACCTATCCGTTTGCAAATTATTACAGTTCATGTTGTTGAGCATCAATCTGCTTTCCATTGCCTCAGAGGAATGACTAATATTTTTTGTAAGATTTAATGTCGAGGGCGGGACCACTCTCTCATTATCCTCAACCAAACTGTCGGTCATATTCTGGATTGTTATTTCTGGCGTTGTTGCTGCAGTCATTTGAGAAGAAGCACTCAAGGTGTTTGTCCCAAATGCTGGTTTTTGAAGCTGTAAGTTAGATTTTTGATCAGACAAATTATTAGGTCGTGTTATCAAATCGTGATCATCAGGCTCCACCACATCAGCATTTTTCACCCCCATTATGATACCAATAGATGGAGTGTAAGCTTCCATCAAATTCTTATCGTGGCTAAAGTTTTCTGGTTTCTCTAGAGGACCAGATGGTATACAAATATTCTCATCATCGCTACTGCTACTGCTGTTATTACGCTTTCGTTGTATTTTTCCGGATATATCTCTACCACCAACCGTAAAGGTGGGTTTTGCAAGTGGTTCAGATTTTTTTCCTATATTTTTTGCCACGTCAATCGGTTTCCTAGCACTAAAACTATGACTGAGTTTGTTCAACTTGCTGAAATGCTCTGACATGTTATTCAAAGCTTTTGTTCCTATAAGAAATATTGTAGGATATTATTTACATAAGCAATGATGTAGAAAGACATGTACCTGCACTTTTAAGAGCTAGCAACTGTGTTTCCGAGACGTTCCTAGTCAACTCTGGGAAAGATGAAAGATCTAGGAGACCCGTAGATCCTTTAACATTAACTAGCTTACTCTTCCGTCTATCAATTGTTACATCTATTGCTATAGGAATATTTTGCAAACCTGACATTTCTATTGCAACAGCGAAAGTTTCACAGATTGCCCTTAAAGACTctacaatatataaattaatatatcacTTGTCTAAAGAttaaatatcgaataaaaacttGTGTTTATACCTGTGCTTTCCTCTTCAGTTTTTATGACAGCcatattattaaaaaactgTAAATTTGTACTGCGAAACATGTGAAAATAACCGGTTTCATTGGCTACTTTGTAATTGATtctaatacaataaaaatgtttatttttaaacaaagaaactaaactCTCAGACTTTCCACATTCGATCAGTACAATGTCCCCCAGTGAAACTTTTTGGTAATTTGTGACTTTGTCGATCTGGTCATCATAGTCAGCGACATAATAACAGTCTCGTGTTAAAATAAGAATAGTATCCATTTCCGTTTCTGTTGGGTCTCCAGTTCTATTAATAGGTGAGATTGTGACCACGAATTAGTCTGTCATAATCTGGAAAACCTATTCTACGATATAAAATGCATTACATACACTGGATCTGCATCAATAAGACTCCAGCTGCCTAGAATAACTTCTGGGTCAGGTACAAGTAATTTCTTGCAATCCTCTATTAATAATTTCACATGAATTGCAGTTGCTGCATTATCTTCTTCTTCTGTACGTTCTTGAAATACTTCCTCATTCACTGAATTCCCTAACATCATATCAATGGTTGCCTGTCTATAAACATCCCTGAAGCGATTTAAGTAATATCTGAAAAAGAAGATCGATATAAAAGCATGCGAATACTAAAAACCATGATAAATTAAAAAAGAGTTTGTCTCATAAAGATAAAGGGATACTTTTTAGGATTTAGACCAAACTTAAAAACAAGCACCTGACATGCAATAGAAGCTTTGCCATGCATCAAAAAACAATTCTTAAATATCATATTGGATAAAAGTTTACATTGTCATTCTGTATCTTATTGTTAGACACTATATGTTGATAATGTTTAATATTTAAAGTAACACTTTATGTATTTCGATTTGAAAGCTTTGTACACAAAGCTTCGGACGAACCTTACTAAATAATACATAGCTCTGGCATAAAGAAAGTCAGGATAAGTAGCAAGTTGAAGCTCTATGCTTGTCGTTATCATGGGGATTATCTCATTGCAGCAATTATCAAGGATGTCTAAATAGTGCAACCAATTGGTATTCAGTTCATTAACGTTGATAGGATTCCCTAGCAAGATATCTATCGCCACTTGACGTATGTCATCCATAAAGTGTTGTCGAAAATATCTATAGGAAAATGAAAGGATAGTGTCAGGGTTCTATGCATGTATAAAGAAACCGGTATTTAAGTGATGATCGTATTAACATTATCAAATGGAACAGcttgtaataatttatttgtatagAAAAAAAATTACAGCA
Protein-coding regions in this window:
- the sp3 gene encoding phosphatidylinositide phosphatase spermathreecae isoform X1, with translation MELFRTDTHFIFVKERYSLWCDKFTGEFSAKSDWEWASPNDLECLGIFYGIIGKIEQTSVLEPRLMLIKEVSPAGELYGGHIVYKIKSITFLHLGSENNDIGLLACKKHQNLPKKKSQSSLFDVPQKAAFAKTWGTIKNATNTIKNTTQQAAALATSQVKSTVSKRSVVKDKERFEKRILEELHKVFSETDSFYYCQTGDITNSLQRLCNTESRLDVELDKPLWQRVDDRFFWNKHMLQDIINLKTDKADCWILPVIQGYVQIESCKVEVGFDGQSQHETFNLAIISRRSRFRAGTRYKRRGVDDDGKCANYVETEQLVWYHDHQMSFVQVRGSVPVYWSQPGYKYKPPPHIDRGETETQVAFEKHFTEELQLYGPVCIVNLVEQAGKEKIVWEVYSNHVINYNHPDVTYTSFDFHEYCRGMHFENVSILINALATVLTDMGYCWHDKQGTICMQKGVFRVNCIDCLDRTNVVQTALGKAIMEMQFSKLGLIPPDGTLPTNIKQTFQLLWANNGDIISKQYAGTNALKGDYTRTGERKFTGLMKDGMNSANRYFRQHFMDDIRQVAIDILLGNPINVNELNTNWLHYLDILDNCCNEIIPMITTSIELQLATYPDFLYARAMYYLVRYYLNRFRDVYRQATIDMMLGNSVNEEVFQERTEEEDNAATAIHVKLLIEDCKKLLVPDPEVILGSWSLIDADPVTGDPTETEMDTILILTRDCYYVADYDDQIDKVTNYQKVSLGDIVLIECGKSESLVSLFKNKHFYCIRINYKVANETGYFHMFRSTNLQFFNNMAVIKTEEESTESLRAICETFAVAIEMSGLQNIPIAIDVTIDRRKSKLVNVKGSTGLLDLSSFPELTRNVSETQLLALKSAGTKALNNMSEHFSKLNKLSHSFSARKPIDVAKNIGKKSEPLAKPTFTVGGRDISGKIQRKRNNSSSSSDDENICIPSGPLEKPENFSHDKNLMEAYTPSIGIIMGVKNADVVEPDDHDLITRPNNLSDQKSNLQLQKPAFGTNTLSASSQMTAATTPEITIQNMTDSLVEDNERVVPPSTLNLTKNISHSSEAMESRLMLNNMNCNNLQTDRLQDKKRSTSEQDLTLSITSSQSESALKSIKTNIAVTASPASSTAKDILSPFSKFAKGVQTLGANLDPRKLKTGQGSLLKNLSDHHVEQRQKLQERWGSCQSKLIAL
- the LOC117219610 gene encoding rRNA N(6)-adenosine-methyltransferase ZCCHC4 isoform X2, giving the protein MECFWSDPSKHPQCSHGPTLLFGTYENGTLEKFYVCAACRERKLCKFRLSEEEQLTKQQLVKWEKDRKAFASRYRHRSFHEDDKHKNHDIKRGITDHEMKYPTEFLKPLENSKQEAQYFFSKKSTEDIVNMLVNLGAKQVLCIGTPKIHEYILDKYEDKMSSLLLDFDGRFHNFFGPLSYCWYNLLNNHFFNESSVQVFKDFIMQNEGKDTYLICDPPFGSRVEAMSWTIKRLSDLHKKWNNVENKEDYLKIIFIFPYFMESLMKQKSNPPGTAGGLKDLKLTDYKVCYENHSLFVRNPKNKKLPSPIRIFTNIPLHLFQLPKLDGYKYCKKCQRWVSEENKHCKKCKDCTSKNGSTYIHCNVCERCVKPYWKHCETCKRCIVVQHVCGQKPQMHGKCFKCHELGHTEKECNVIDETPDIASNKKCKKRKTSDNREFERNVKRKKANDILKLKKKMQKKQLISKKKKEGTK
- the sp3 gene encoding phosphatidylinositide phosphatase spermathreecae isoform X2, coding for MELFRTDTHFIFVKERYSLWCDKFTGEFSAKSDWEWASPNDLECLGIFYGIIGKIEQTSVLEPRLMLIKEVSPAGELYGGHIVYKIKSITFLHLGSENNDIGLLACKKHQNLPKKKSQSSLFDVPQKAAFAKTWGTIKNATNTIKNTTQQAAALATSQVKSTVSKRSVVKDKERFEKRILEELHKVFSETDSFYYCQTGDITNSLQRLCNTESRLDVELDKPLWQRVDDRFFWNKHMLQDIINLKTDKADCWILPVIQGYVQIESCKVEVGFDGQSQHETFNLAIISRRSRFRAGTRYKRRGVDDDGKCANYVETEQLVWYHDHQMSFVQVRGSVPVYWSQPGYKYKPPPHIDRGETETQVAFEKHFTEELQLYGPVCIVNLVEQAGKEKIVWEVYSNHVINYNHPDVTYTSFDFHEYCRGMHFENVSILINALATVLTDMGYCWHDKQGTICMQKGVFRVNCIDCLDRTNVVQTALGKAIMEMQFSKLGLIPPDGTLPTNIKQTFQLLWANNGDIISKQYAGTNALKGDYTRTGERKFTGLMKDGMNSANRYYLNRFRDVYRQATIDMMLGNSVNEEVFQERTEEEDNAATAIHVKLLIEDCKKLLVPDPEVILGSWSLIDADPVTGDPTETEMDTILILTRDCYYVADYDDQIDKVTNYQKVSLGDIVLIECGKSESLVSLFKNKHFYCIRINYKVANETGYFHMFRSTNLQFFNNMAVIKTEEESTESLRAICETFAVAIEMSGLQNIPIAIDVTIDRRKSKLVNVKGSTGLLDLSSFPELTRNVSETQLLALKSAGTKALNNMSEHFSKLNKLSHSFSARKPIDVAKNIGKKSEPLAKPTFTVGGRDISGKIQRKRNNSSSSSDDENICIPSGPLEKPENFSHDKNLMEAYTPSIGIIMGVKNADVVEPDDHDLITRPNNLSDQKSNLQLQKPAFGTNTLSASSQMTAATTPEITIQNMTDSLVEDNERVVPPSTLNLTKNISHSSEAMESRLMLNNMNCNNLQTDRLQDKKRSTSEQDLTLSITSSQSESALKSIKTNIAVTASPASSTAKDILSPFSKFAKGVQTLGANLDPRKLKTGQGSLLKNLSDHHVEQRQKLQERWGSCQSKLIAL
- the LOC117219610 gene encoding rRNA N(6)-adenosine-methyltransferase ZCCHC4 isoform X1, with the translated sequence MECFWSDPSKHPQCSHGPTLLFGTYENGTLEKFYVCAACRERKLCKFRLSEEEQLTKQQLVKWEKDRKAFASRYRHRSLYLLFHEIIALPPEKRNYCHTCDKLFHYSHEDDKHKNHDIKRGITDHEMKYPTEFLKPLENSKQEAQYFFSKKSTEDIVNMLVNLGAKQVLCIGTPKIHEYILDKYEDKMSSLLLDFDGRFHNFFGPLSYCWYNLLNNHFFNESSVQVFKDFIMQNEGKDTYLICDPPFGSRVEAMSWTIKRLSDLHKKWNNVENKEDYLKIIFIFPYFMESLMKQKSNPPGTAGGLKDLKLTDYKVCYENHSLFVRNPKNKKLPSPIRIFTNIPLHLFQLPKLDGYKYCKKCQRWVSEENKHCKKCKDCTSKNGSTYIHCNVCERCVKPYWKHCETCKRCIVVQHVCGQKPQMHGKCFKCHELGHTEKECNVIDETPDIASNKKCKKRKTSDNREFERNVKRKKANDILKLKKKMQKKQLISKKKKEGTK
- the HtrA2 gene encoding HTRA2-related serine protease, whose amino-acid sequence is MAAPWSRLSRIVFKKNQLQYKQVLIFPFADRFSRYKYFSTNRQNGPTSNDIVKHVLTYTALFSGLSYILYKWKNDFMPTVNAKSINLVDINHNRDKYNFIADVVEISAPSVVYIEIKDNKRFDYFTGKPISVSNGSGFIVQSNGLILTNAHVVVNKPNTVVKVRLHDGNIYTGIVEDVDMHSDLATVRISKTNLPVMKLGNSSTIRPGEFVVAIGSPLALSNTITSGVISSVNRPSEELGLYNKQMRYIQTDAAITFGNSGGPLVNLNGEAIGINAMRVTAGISFAIPIDYARDFLKEVEMRRKNRGAQNIVDTPKNRYLGVTMLSLTPNLLFDLQQRLEGIPHSIKHGVLICKVFVGSPAHVGGLQPGDIITHVNDEAVISTVNIYKSIEASKILKLTIVRQMQVLHLMIEPEDT